The proteins below come from a single Myxococcales bacterium genomic window:
- a CDS encoding MarR family transcriptional regulator codes for MQGLWALVHALEVRSKRMSRTLGVTGPQRLVLRVVGRHPEITAGEIARILDLHASTLTGILARLESRGMLARHVDPRDRRRARFALTAAGRRIDRERKGTVEAAVRRALTRVSSSAAEETRGLLQALVHELERAD; via the coding sequence ATGCAGGGGCTGTGGGCGCTGGTGCACGCGCTCGAGGTGCGGTCGAAGCGCATGAGCCGGACCCTCGGCGTGACCGGCCCGCAGCGGCTGGTGCTGCGCGTGGTCGGCCGCCACCCCGAGATCACCGCCGGCGAGATCGCGCGCATCCTCGATCTGCACGCCAGCACGCTGACCGGGATCCTGGCCCGGCTCGAGAGCCGCGGCATGCTGGCGCGCCACGTCGATCCGCGCGATCGGCGGCGCGCCCGCTTCGCGCTGACCGCGGCCGGGCGCCGGATCGACCGCGAGCGCAAGGGCACCGTCGAGGCGGCCGTGCGGCGCGCGCTGACGCGGGTGTCGTCGTCCGCGGCCGAGGAGACGCGCGGGCTCCTGCAGGCGCTGGTGCACGAGCTCGAGCGCGCCGACTGA
- the treS gene encoding maltose alpha-D-glucosyltransferase has product MGARDAERARVSGYDGPVRTPVTSPRWYQQAVIYEVHVRAFCDADGDGVGDLAGLTSKLDYLVELGVTALWLLPFYPSPMRDGGYDIADYTSVHPAYGTLADFERFLAAAHARGLRVITELVVNHTSSDHAWFQAARRAPRGSAARDFYVWSDRPDRYPDARVIFRDFEPTNWTWDPVAEAYYWHRFYDHQPDLNFDNPAVHAAVMAAMDFWLDLGVDGLRLDAVPYLYERDGTTCENLPETHAFLRSLRTHVDARYRDRMLLAEANQWPVDAAAYFGDGDECHMNFNFPLMPRLFMALQQEDRFPIVDVMRQTPPLPPGTQWATFLRNHDELTLEMVTEEERDYMYRAYARDPAARLNLGIRRRLAPLLGSRRKIEFANALLLSLPGSPVLYYGDELGMGDNVHLGDRDGVRTPMQWSSERNAGFSRAEPDALYAPVIVEPEYHYQTVNAEAQHQNPASLLWWMKRLIAMRRAHPALAVGALQFVAVDNPHVLVFVRSHGDARLLIAANLSRFVQHADLELAAVAGHAPVELFGGTRFPVITERPYGLSFGPFTFMWFRLEPPAPVGRDRAHLDAPGPWWTIQDDRRRLAEAVVDYAADRRWFRGGDRARTGVELIDVLPLATAPARYLALVVEVRFATGEPERYLVPVGFAAGAPAAELAHAAPSALIASVTVAEPEPITGMLYDALATGEAAAALLAGVRVGATIAGEHGRLRCVARGTPAPEPDPPPRLLAPDRGSTTVRFGERAVLKAFRQLEPSINAEIELGEHLAGHPAARTPAVLGTVHYLADGGAPAAVAVVHAFVDHQGSAWDLLCDELTAALTQQLSTPTALPAPGDVDVVAAADAPAEVDEVIGGDLRIARALAARVATVHLALADSADAALRPTPFTVTHQQSIFQAARTVLVRTVEALVRARPTLAPEVVPLVERVAGAQAALEDALRAVQARPIAAVRIRCHGGLDLKEILRAGDDFVLIDFEGEPARPLAERRYKRSPLRDVAGVLRSLAQVGDAGLATGWLRGPDHTDRRLWADAWVAWMSAAFVRAYTAHAAALVPARADDRRALLAFYALELELAHVGRALGHDRDQLAWSLGRLLASVDA; this is encoded by the coding sequence ATGGGCGCGCGCGACGCCGAGCGAGCGCGCGTCAGCGGGTACGATGGGCCCGTGCGCACACCCGTCACCTCACCGCGCTGGTACCAGCAGGCGGTCATCTACGAGGTCCACGTGCGGGCGTTCTGTGACGCCGACGGCGACGGCGTCGGCGATCTGGCCGGGCTGACGTCGAAGCTCGATTACCTCGTGGAGCTCGGCGTCACCGCGCTGTGGCTGCTGCCGTTCTATCCGTCGCCGATGCGCGACGGCGGGTACGACATCGCCGACTACACCAGCGTCCACCCCGCCTACGGCACGCTGGCCGACTTCGAGCGGTTCCTGGCCGCGGCCCACGCGCGCGGCCTGCGGGTGATCACCGAGCTGGTGGTCAACCACACCTCGAGCGATCACGCCTGGTTCCAGGCGGCGCGCCGGGCGCCGCGCGGCAGCGCGGCCCGCGACTTCTACGTCTGGAGCGACCGGCCCGATCGCTATCCGGACGCGCGCGTCATCTTCCGGGACTTCGAGCCCACCAACTGGACCTGGGATCCGGTGGCGGAGGCGTACTACTGGCACCGCTTCTACGACCACCAGCCCGATCTCAACTTCGACAACCCGGCGGTCCACGCGGCGGTCATGGCCGCGATGGACTTCTGGCTCGACCTCGGCGTCGACGGGCTCCGCCTCGACGCCGTGCCGTACCTGTACGAGCGCGACGGGACCACGTGCGAGAACCTGCCCGAGACCCACGCGTTCCTGCGGTCGCTGCGCACCCACGTCGACGCCCGCTACCGCGACCGCATGCTCCTGGCCGAGGCCAACCAGTGGCCGGTCGACGCCGCCGCCTACTTCGGCGACGGCGACGAGTGCCACATGAACTTCAACTTCCCGCTGATGCCGCGCCTGTTCATGGCGCTGCAGCAGGAGGACCGGTTCCCGATCGTCGACGTCATGCGCCAGACCCCGCCGCTGCCGCCCGGCACGCAGTGGGCGACGTTCCTGCGCAACCACGACGAGCTGACGCTGGAGATGGTCACCGAGGAGGAGCGCGACTACATGTACCGGGCCTACGCGCGCGACCCGGCCGCGCGCCTCAACCTCGGCATCCGCCGCCGGCTCGCGCCGTTGCTGGGCTCGCGCCGCAAGATCGAGTTCGCCAACGCGCTCTTGCTGTCGCTGCCCGGCAGCCCGGTCCTGTACTACGGCGACGAGCTGGGCATGGGCGACAACGTCCACCTCGGCGATCGCGACGGCGTCCGCACGCCGATGCAGTGGTCGAGCGAGCGCAACGCCGGCTTCTCGCGGGCCGAGCCGGACGCGCTCTACGCGCCGGTCATCGTCGAGCCCGAGTACCACTACCAGACCGTCAACGCCGAGGCCCAGCACCAGAACCCGGCGTCGCTCCTGTGGTGGATGAAGCGCCTGATCGCGATGCGGCGCGCGCACCCCGCGCTCGCCGTCGGCGCGCTGCAGTTCGTCGCGGTCGACAACCCGCACGTGCTCGTGTTCGTGCGCAGCCACGGCGACGCGCGGCTGCTGATCGCCGCCAACCTGTCGCGGTTCGTCCAGCACGCCGACCTCGAGCTCGCGGCCGTGGCCGGGCACGCGCCGGTCGAGCTGTTCGGCGGCACGCGGTTCCCGGTGATCACCGAGCGGCCGTACGGGCTGTCGTTCGGGCCGTTCACGTTCATGTGGTTCCGGCTCGAGCCGCCAGCCCCGGTCGGCCGGGACCGGGCCCACCTCGACGCGCCGGGGCCGTGGTGGACGATCCAGGACGACCGGCGCCGGCTGGCCGAGGCGGTGGTCGACTACGCCGCCGACCGGCGCTGGTTCCGCGGCGGCGACCGCGCGCGCACCGGCGTCGAGCTGATCGACGTGCTGCCGCTGGCGACCGCGCCGGCCCGGTACCTCGCGCTGGTGGTCGAGGTGCGCTTCGCGACCGGCGAGCCCGAGCGCTACCTCGTGCCGGTCGGGTTCGCCGCCGGCGCGCCCGCGGCCGAGCTCGCGCACGCGGCACCGAGCGCGCTGATCGCGAGCGTGACGGTGGCGGAGCCCGAGCCGATCACGGGCATGCTCTACGACGCGCTGGCCACCGGCGAGGCGGCGGCCGCGCTGCTCGCGGGCGTCCGCGTCGGCGCCACGATCGCCGGCGAGCACGGGCGGCTGCGCTGCGTCGCGCGCGGGACCCCGGCGCCCGAGCCCGATCCGCCGCCGCGGCTGCTCGCGCCCGATCGTGGCAGCACCACGGTCCGGTTCGGCGAGCGCGCGGTGCTCAAGGCCTTCCGCCAGCTCGAGCCGTCGATCAACGCCGAGATCGAGCTGGGCGAGCACCTGGCGGGCCACCCCGCGGCGCGGACGCCGGCGGTGCTGGGGACCGTGCACTACCTGGCCGACGGCGGCGCGCCGGCCGCGGTCGCGGTCGTGCACGCGTTCGTCGATCACCAGGGCAGCGCGTGGGATCTCCTGTGCGACGAGCTGACGGCCGCGCTGACCCAGCAGCTCTCGACCCCGACCGCGCTGCCGGCGCCGGGCGACGTCGACGTGGTCGCCGCCGCCGACGCGCCGGCGGAGGTGGACGAGGTCATCGGCGGCGATCTGCGGATCGCGCGCGCGCTGGCCGCGCGGGTGGCCACGGTCCACCTCGCGCTGGCCGACAGCGCCGACGCCGCGCTGCGCCCCACGCCGTTCACGGTGACGCACCAGCAGTCGATCTTCCAGGCCGCGCGGACGGTGCTGGTGCGCACGGTCGAGGCGCTGGTCCGGGCGCGCCCGACGCTCGCGCCCGAGGTGGTGCCGCTGGTCGAGCGCGTCGCGGGCGCGCAGGCGGCGCTCGAGGACGCGCTGCGCGCGGTCCAGGCCCGCCCGATCGCGGCGGTCCGCATCCGCTGCCACGGGGGCCTCGACCTCAAGGAGATCTTGCGGGCCGGCGACGACTTCGTGCTCATCGACTTCGAGGGTGAGCCGGCGCGACCGCTGGCGGAGCGTCGCTACAAGCGCTCCCCGCTGCGCGACGTGGCCGGCGTGCTGCGGTCGCTCGCCCAGGTCGGCGACGCCGGCCTGGCGACGGGCTGGCTGCGCGGGCCCGATCACACGGACCGCCGGCTGTGGGCGGACGCGTGGGTCGCGTGGATGAGCGCCGCGTTCGTGCGCGCGTACACGGCCCACGCCGCGGCGCTGGTGCCGGCGCGCGCCGACGATCGCCGGGCGCTGCTGGCGTTCTATGCGCTCGAGCTCGAGCTGGCCCACGTCGGCCGCGCGCTCGGCCACGATCGCGATCAGCTGGCCTGGTCGCTGGGCCGGCTCCTGGCCAGCGTCGACGCCTGA
- a CDS encoding cation:proton antiporter, translating to MTIELDHPALTLALAMVAGVLAQVAARHLRLPGIVVLLGLGVALGPDAADVIRPHLLGEGLSVLVGFAIAIILFEGGLNLRVPVLRAQALPIRRLVTVGALVTAVLAAVATRVVMGWDWRLSILFATLVIVTGPTVVTPLVRRLRLMPHLAAILVAEGIFIDAVGATIAVVALEVAVAPSRSDAALGGLSIFLRFGGGALVGLAGGALLVLALRVRHLVPHGLENILALAVAVTTFHVSNALIEESGITAAIVAGLVVGNVGFKRLSTVAEFKEQLTDLLVATLFVLLAADVRLADVRALGAHGLAVVALLIFVVRPACVFASTYRTDLTVREKVYLSWVAPRGIVAAAVASLFAGELAHAHLAGGTAMRALVFLVIATTVTLQGLTAGLVAERLGLRLPPRNGFVILGANPLARLVAGVLVRAGARVTLIDANSDSCAAARDQGIDVVQGDALATATQIAAGVESASYAVGLTSNEHINYLFGRRIDRELRGPELLIALERHDRGITMAVAEHDDIDVLFGAEADLLIWLDRVRRGEVVVNRLALSAVGPADASLAGWPIDAALPIARVRGAEIVLMTRRTDLRVGDHLMVAATTATAPAATAWLDSRGWRAAAAPTPATGAAT from the coding sequence ATGACCATCGAGCTCGATCACCCGGCGCTGACGCTAGCGCTCGCGATGGTGGCGGGCGTGCTGGCGCAGGTCGCGGCGCGCCACCTGCGCCTGCCCGGGATCGTCGTGCTGCTCGGGCTCGGCGTCGCGCTCGGCCCCGACGCCGCCGACGTGATCCGGCCGCACCTGCTGGGCGAGGGCCTCTCGGTGCTGGTCGGCTTCGCGATCGCGATCATCCTGTTCGAGGGCGGGCTCAACCTGCGGGTGCCGGTGCTGCGCGCCCAGGCGCTGCCGATCCGACGCCTGGTCACCGTGGGCGCGCTCGTGACCGCGGTGCTCGCGGCCGTCGCCACGCGCGTCGTCATGGGCTGGGACTGGCGGCTCTCGATCCTGTTCGCGACGCTGGTGATCGTCACCGGCCCGACGGTCGTGACGCCGCTGGTGCGGCGGCTGCGGCTGATGCCGCACCTGGCGGCGATCCTCGTCGCCGAGGGCATCTTCATCGACGCCGTCGGCGCGACGATCGCCGTGGTCGCGCTCGAGGTGGCGGTCGCGCCCTCGCGCAGCGACGCCGCGCTCGGCGGGCTGTCGATCTTCCTGCGGTTCGGCGGCGGCGCGCTGGTCGGCCTGGCCGGCGGCGCGCTGCTGGTGCTGGCGCTGCGGGTCCGGCACCTGGTCCCGCACGGGCTCGAGAACATCCTCGCGCTCGCGGTCGCGGTCACGACGTTCCACGTCAGCAACGCGCTGATCGAGGAGAGCGGCATCACCGCGGCGATCGTCGCGGGCCTCGTGGTCGGCAACGTCGGCTTCAAGCGGCTGTCCACGGTCGCCGAGTTCAAGGAGCAGCTGACCGATCTGCTGGTCGCGACCCTGTTCGTGCTGCTGGCCGCGGACGTCCGCCTCGCCGACGTCCGCGCGCTCGGCGCGCACGGGCTGGCCGTGGTCGCGCTATTGATCTTCGTCGTGCGTCCGGCGTGCGTGTTCGCCAGCACCTACCGCACCGACCTGACGGTGCGCGAGAAGGTCTACCTGTCGTGGGTGGCCCCGCGCGGGATCGTCGCGGCCGCGGTCGCGTCGTTGTTCGCCGGCGAGCTCGCGCACGCGCACCTCGCCGGTGGCACCGCGATGCGGGCGCTGGTGTTCCTGGTCATCGCCACCACGGTGACGCTGCAGGGCCTGACCGCCGGCCTGGTCGCCGAGCGCCTCGGGCTGCGCCTGCCGCCGCGCAACGGCTTCGTGATCCTCGGCGCCAACCCGCTCGCCCGCCTGGTCGCGGGCGTCCTGGTCCGCGCCGGCGCCCGCGTGACGCTGATCGACGCCAACTCCGACTCGTGCGCGGCGGCGCGCGACCAGGGCATCGACGTGGTCCAGGGCGACGCGCTCGCGACCGCGACCCAGATCGCCGCCGGCGTCGAGTCGGCCTCCTACGCGGTCGGGCTCACGTCGAACGAGCACATCAACTACCTGTTCGGCCGCCGGATCGACCGGGAGCTGCGCGGGCCCGAGCTGCTGATCGCGCTCGAGCGCCACGATCGCGGCATCACGATGGCCGTGGCCGAGCACGACGACATCGACGTGCTGTTCGGCGCCGAGGCCGACCTGCTGATCTGGCTCGACCGGGTCCGCCGCGGGGAGGTCGTCGTGAACCGGCTGGCGCTGTCCGCGGTCGGGCCCGCCGACGCGTCGCTGGCCGGCTGGCCGATCGACGCGGCCCTGCCGATCGCCCGCGTACGCGGCGCCGAGATCGTGCTGATGACCCGGCGGACCGACCTGCGGGTCGGCGACCACCTGATGGTCGCCGCGACGACCGCGACGGCGCCGGCCGCGACCGCCTGGCTCGACTCGCGCGGCTGGCGCGCGGCCGCAGCCCCGACCCCCGCGACAGGAGCCGCGACGTGA